The following are from one region of the Halodesulfurarchaeum sp. HSR-GB genome:
- a CDS encoding translation initiation factor IF-2 subunit beta, with translation MDYDEQLERALEEKPDIAEKESRFEVPDPKLRTEGNVTVFENFQALLDRLDREDEHVLKFLQDELGTAAQIDERGRARLTGEFNESRVQAVIDEYVDQYVICPECGLPDTHLTHEQGAELLECDACGARSSV, from the coding sequence ATGGACTACGACGAGCAACTCGAGCGAGCCCTCGAAGAGAAACCCGACATCGCCGAAAAGGAGAGTCGCTTCGAGGTCCCGGACCCGAAGCTTCGAACGGAGGGGAACGTCACGGTCTTCGAGAACTTCCAGGCGCTTTTGGACCGACTCGATCGGGAAGACGAACACGTCCTCAAGTTCCTGCAGGACGAACTCGGCACGGCCGCCCAGATCGATGAACGGGGCCGCGCACGGCTGACCGGGGAGTTCAACGAGTCACGCGTACAGGCCGTGATCGACGAGTACGTCGATCAGTACGTCATCTGCCCGGAGTGTGGGCTTCCCGACACCCATCTGACCCACGAACAGGGAGCGGAACTGCTGGAGTGTGACGCCTGTGGCGCCCGCTCCTCGGTCTAA
- a CDS encoding elongation factor 1-beta, translated as MGKVAAVIKVMPQSPELDLDVLTERLESSLPEGAKINDVDQEEVAFGLVALYPTVIVPDDAGGTEAVEEAFRTVEGVESVAVEEVGRI; from the coding sequence ATGGGCAAAGTCGCCGCCGTCATCAAGGTGATGCCCCAGAGTCCGGAACTGGACCTGGACGTACTTACGGAGCGACTGGAGAGTTCGCTGCCGGAAGGCGCGAAGATCAACGACGTGGACCAGGAGGAAGTCGCCTTCGGCCTCGTCGCGCTCTACCCCACGGTTATCGTCCCCGACGACGCTGGCGGGACCGAGGCCGTCGAGGAGGCCTTCCGGACCGTCGAGGGCGTCGAATCGGTCGCCGTCGAAGAAGTCGGCCGGATTTAG
- a CDS encoding HVO_2753 family zinc finger protein, with translation MSETDRARRCVSCGINISGTNAAAFKCPECGHQIYRCATCRKQSNLYECPECGFRGP, from the coding sequence ATGAGTGAGACCGACCGGGCCCGCCGATGTGTCTCCTGTGGGATCAACATCTCCGGGACCAACGCGGCGGCCTTCAAGTGTCCGGAGTGTGGTCACCAGATCTATCGGTGTGCCACCTGTCGCAAGCAGAGCAACCTCTATGAGTGTCCCGAGTGCGGTTTCCGGGGGCCATAA
- a CDS encoding NOP5/NOP56 family protein — translation MEEAWFAELDDDPASATRAIRSGSAETPRDWPALAVESGFAPDESGYYELLHEATVAAAREAVSERERADDQQLVHAVRAMDDLTEVKNELAERAAEWAGSQFGESREGLDYVLEVAARDPEGPVEAEVVAFAESVRDLEQRGQALRSFVETQAPAVAPNLSNLAEPFLAARLIALAGGLETLAKKPSGTVQVLGAEDALFAHLEGHAPSPKHGIIFTHEYVRGTRPEKRGSAARALAGKLSIAARIDHYRGELHPELRADLEERIATIRAGGAAQ, via the coding sequence ATGGAAGAGGCGTGGTTCGCGGAACTGGACGACGACCCCGCGAGCGCCACACGGGCCATTCGATCGGGAAGCGCGGAGACGCCCCGGGACTGGCCGGCGCTAGCAGTCGAATCGGGGTTCGCCCCGGACGAGTCGGGGTACTACGAATTGCTTCACGAGGCGACCGTCGCGGCCGCCCGCGAGGCGGTGAGTGAGCGGGAGCGGGCCGACGACCAGCAACTCGTGCACGCGGTCCGGGCGATGGACGACCTCACCGAAGTCAAAAACGAGCTCGCCGAACGGGCCGCGGAGTGGGCCGGCAGTCAGTTCGGTGAGTCCCGCGAGGGGCTTGACTACGTCCTCGAAGTCGCCGCGAGGGACCCCGAAGGACCGGTCGAGGCGGAAGTCGTAGCGTTTGCCGAGTCGGTTCGAGATCTCGAACAGCGAGGACAGGCCCTTCGATCGTTCGTCGAGACACAGGCCCCCGCCGTGGCCCCGAACCTCTCGAACCTCGCCGAGCCGTTCCTGGCCGCCCGATTGATCGCCCTGGCCGGCGGCCTCGAAACACTCGCGAAAAAGCCAAGCGGCACCGTCCAGGTGCTCGGGGCCGAAGACGCCCTGTTCGCCCATCTCGAGGGCCACGCGCCATCGCCCAAACACGGGATCATCTTCACGCACGAGTACGTGCGCGGGACCCGTCCCGAAAAGCGGGGATCGGCGGCCCGGGCCCTGGCCGGGAAACTGTCGATCGCCGCTCGCATTGATCACTATCGCGGTGAACTGCATCCGGAGCTGAGAGCAGATCTCGAGGAGCGAATCGCGACGATCCGCGCCGGAGGGGCTGCGCAATGA
- a CDS encoding fibrillarin-like rRNA/tRNA 2'-O-methyltransferase, protein MSLPAGVERREFDGEMALATRGEPVYGEPTADGWRRWDPHRSKLGALLELGLDTGFEAGDGVLYLGAASGTTVSHVADVAGPTYAVEFAPRPVRDLLSVCESRPNLFPLLADARQPASYGHVVEANLDVIVQDVATTGQAAVALENARFLAPDGRLLLSIKARSEDVTREPSAVFEESIETLESGYEVLTTRELDPFHEDHLGVIATPRAPPAE, encoded by the coding sequence ATGAGTCTGCCAGCGGGCGTCGAACGCCGGGAATTCGACGGCGAGATGGCACTCGCGACGCGGGGTGAGCCGGTCTACGGCGAGCCGACGGCGGACGGCTGGCGTCGCTGGGACCCCCACCGCTCGAAGCTCGGAGCGTTGCTCGAGTTGGGGCTCGACACCGGGTTCGAGGCTGGCGACGGGGTCCTCTACCTCGGCGCGGCGAGTGGCACGACAGTGAGCCACGTCGCTGACGTGGCCGGGCCGACCTACGCCGTCGAGTTCGCACCCCGACCGGTCAGGGACCTCCTTTCAGTCTGTGAGAGCCGGCCAAATCTCTTCCCGCTGCTCGCGGACGCGCGGCAGCCAGCGTCCTACGGTCACGTGGTGGAGGCGAATCTGGATGTGATCGTCCAGGACGTCGCAACGACCGGCCAGGCTGCGGTCGCACTCGAAAACGCCCGCTTTCTCGCCCCGGACGGCCGGCTGCTGCTCTCGATCAAGGCCCGCAGCGAGGATGTCACCCGCGAGCCGAGTGCCGTGTTCGAGGAATCGATCGAAACTCTCGAATCTGGCTATGAGGTACTCACGACTCGCGAACTCGACCCGTTCCACGAGGACCACCTGGGAGTGATCGCGACGCCACGAGCTCCCCCGGCTGAATAA
- a CDS encoding glutamate--cysteine ligase, translating into MANGSGTVFDEMGTLGVEEEYFVVDSDGVPVAGSDELVYEHDAPPPITGDVDHELFKFVLETRTRKLDGPEAAPAAVRTVRETLQEYAAEHGFQIAAAGVHPAADWQLHEHAEKPRYRAQLDRIQYPQHRNTTAGLHVHVGVDGPEKAVWITNEIRRYLPIFLALSANSPFWNGFDTGLCSARAKIFENLPNTGMPTNFEDFAAYERFESRMLETDSIRDSGELWYDVRPHTGIGTVEVRIPDAQDRVGHVDAFVEYAHALVLDLAARYEDGESSQALRWELLDENKWRALRYGQETDLIQPDGSTLSLAEIVDREADRLGIEGIKRVYEAESGATRQRRILEESGPEALREALLIEPRV; encoded by the coding sequence ATGGCGAACGGGTCCGGAACCGTCTTCGACGAGATGGGAACCCTCGGCGTCGAGGAGGAGTACTTCGTCGTCGACAGCGACGGCGTTCCAGTCGCGGGGTCGGACGAGTTGGTCTACGAGCACGACGCGCCGCCGCCGATCACCGGCGACGTCGATCACGAACTCTTCAAGTTCGTGCTGGAGACCCGCACCCGGAAACTCGATGGTCCCGAGGCCGCGCCAGCGGCGGTCCGGACCGTTCGTGAAACCCTCCAGGAGTACGCGGCCGAACACGGCTTCCAGATCGCGGCGGCGGGGGTCCATCCCGCGGCCGACTGGCAACTCCACGAGCACGCCGAAAAACCGCGGTATCGAGCCCAACTCGATCGGATTCAGTATCCACAACATCGCAACACGACTGCCGGGCTGCACGTCCACGTCGGTGTGGACGGCCCCGAGAAGGCTGTCTGGATCACCAACGAGATCCGGCGCTATCTCCCGATCTTCCTCGCGCTTTCGGCGAATTCGCCGTTCTGGAACGGCTTTGACACCGGACTCTGCTCGGCCCGGGCCAAGATCTTCGAGAACCTGCCGAACACCGGGATGCCGACGAACTTCGAGGACTTTGCGGCCTACGAGCGCTTCGAATCCCGGATGCTCGAGACGGACTCGATTCGGGACTCGGGGGAACTCTGGTACGACGTCCGGCCCCACACCGGCATCGGGACAGTCGAGGTCCGGATCCCGGACGCCCAGGATCGCGTTGGCCACGTGGATGCCTTCGTCGAATACGCCCACGCACTCGTCCTGGACCTCGCGGCCCGATACGAGGACGGCGAGTCCTCACAGGCGTTGCGCTGGGAACTCCTCGACGAGAACAAGTGGCGAGCCCTGCGATACGGCCAGGAGACGGACCTCATTCAGCCGGATGGATCGACGCTGTCTCTCGCCGAGATCGTCGACCGGGAGGCCGACCGCCTCGGGATCGAGGGCATCAAACGCGTGTACGAAGCCGAAAGCGGGGCGACTCGCCAGCGGCGTATCCTGGAGGAGTCAGGCCCCGAAGCGCTTCGCGAGGCGCTCCTCATCGAGCCGAGGGTTTAA